AGAGAAGAAGACTAGAAGTCCCAGTCGTCATCCTCAGTATTAACAGCCTTGCCAATGACGTAAGAAGACCCCGACCCCGAGAAGAAGTCGTGGTTCTCGTCAGCATTCGGTGACAGCGCCGACAGGATGGCCGGGTTCACGTCCGTCACCGAGGCCGGGAACATGGCCTCGTAGCCCAGGTTCATCAGGGCCTTGTTGGCGTTGTAGTGCAGGAACTTCTTGACGTCCTCGGCCAGGCCGACGGAGTCGTAGAGGTCGTGCGTGTACTGGACCTCGTTCTCGTACAGCTCGAACAGCAGCTCAAAGGTGTAGTCCTTGATCTCCTGCTTGCGCTCCTCGGAGGCGCCTTCGAGGCCCTTCTGGAACTTGTAGCCGATGTAGTAGCCGTGCACGGCCTCGTCGCGGATGATCAGGCGGATCAGGTCGGCCGTGTTCGTCAGCTTGGCCCGTGAGGACCAGTACATCGGCAGGTAGAAGCCGGAGTAGAACAGGAAGCTCTCCAGCAGCGTGGAGGCCACCTTGCGCTTCAGCGGATCGTCGCCCTGGTAGTAGTCCATAACGATCTGCGCCTTTTTCTGCAGGTTCACGTTTTCGGTGGACCAGCGGAACGCCTCGTCGATCTCTTTGGTGGAGGCCAGCGTGGAGAAGATGGAGGAGTAGCTCTTGGCGTGCACGGACTCCATGAACGCGATGTTCGTGTATACGGCTTCTTCATGGGGGGTGATCGCGTCCGGGATGAGGGAGACGGCGCCGACGGTGCCCTGGATGGTGTCCAGCAGGGTCAGGCCGGTGAACACGCGCATGGTGAGCTGCTGCTCGTCGGGCGTCAGCGTCGCCCACGACTGCACGTCGTTAGACAGCGGGATCTTCTCCGGAAGCCAGAAGTTGTTGACCAGGCGGTTCCAGACGTCAACGTCCTTCTCGTCTTGGATGCGGTTCCAGTTGATCGCATCAACATGGGTGAGAAGCTTTACTTTTGCTGTCATGACTCCGACTCGCTTTCTGCAGAGAAACTGGGTTTGGCTGAGTCCTCGATGCAATAGCTGCACTCGGCGTTCTCGATGCCTTTGTTGGTGTGATGTCTGGTGTGTGCGCTGCGCTGGCTGGCAGGCTTGGGCTTGCCTTTTTGAGCGGCTGACAGCTTCGCCCGGGTTTCCGCGCTTAGCTTCTTGCCAAAGTTAGGATTCCCCGGCCCCTTCCTGGCGTCGGAAAGAGCCCTCCGTGATTCCTCACTCATCGTATGGCCAAAGCCCGGGTGCTCCGCTCCGAACTTACCAAAGTTGGGATTGTCCGCACCGGAGTAGGTTCCCTTGCGGTCCTGAGACCACTTCCCGCGTTGCTCCAGGCTGTGCCTGCCACCGTAGAAGGGGTTCTCCGGCCCGGGCCGGCTCAGCCCTTTCCGACCCGTGCCACGGATACTTGCGGCTTCCCGCATCTCCTCAGTCCACACAACTCCCGTGGGACCCAGACCGCCCTCGGAGAGATTCAGGAGACGGTCTCCCTCACGCCGCAGATAACTGATCCACTCGATCTCGGCCCGGCCGAGCTCCGGCAGGCCTTCAATCCAGTCCAATTCATCTGCAATGAGATCAGCCGGATCATGCTTTCGGAGCCAATCGTAGAAGGGCGTCTTTCGCCCTTCAGCGGCAACGCGCAGGTGCTGATGGAAACGACGACTGGCCGTCTTAGTCGTGATACCGACATAGCGGTACTCGACCTCCCGCCTAAGCCGGATACCGTAGACCAAGCCGCCCGTCGCCGTCGTCGGTTCCATCATTTCATCCCTAAAGCAAATCAACCTATTTCAGTTGATTACAACATACACGAGACACAATTTTCCACCTCAGTCCCTTCCAGCGCGAGCTGGCGGAGACGGATGTAGTAGATGGTCTTGATGCCCTTCTTCCAGGCGTAGATCTGGGCCCGGTTGATGTCGCGCGTGGTGGCGGTGTCCTTGAAGAACAGCGTCAGGGACAGGCCCTGGTCCACGTGCTGCGTGGCAGCGGCGTAGGTGTCGATGACCTTCTCGTAGCCGATCTCATACGCGTCCTGGTAGTACTCCAGGTTGTCGTTCGTCAGGTACGGCGCCGGGTAGTAGACGCGGCCCAGCTTGCCTTCCTTGCGGATCTCGATCTTGGACGCCACCGGGTGGATCGAGGAGGTGGAGTTGTTGATGTAGGAGATCGAGCCGGTCGGCGGGACAGCCTGCAGGTTCTGGTTGTAGATGCCGTGCTCCATAACGGAAGCCTTCAGCTCGCGCCAGTCATCCTGGGTGGGGATGTGGATGTTCTTGAACAGCTCGGCAACCTTGGCGGTCTGCGGGACCCATTCCTGGTTCGTGTACTTGTCGAAGAACTCGCCGGAGGCGTACTTGGACTTCTCGAAGCCGCCGAAGGTCTGGCCGGTCTGGATGGCCAGCCGGTTGGAGGCCCGGACGGCGTGGAACACCACCGAGTAGAAGTAGATGTTGGTGAAGTCGATGCCCTCTTCGGAGCCGTAGTGGACCCGCTCGCGGGCCAGGTAGCCGTGCAGGTTCATCTGGCCCAGGCCAATTGCGTGGGACTGGTCGTTGCCGCGGGCGATCGAGGGCACCGAGGTGATGTTGGACATGTCCGAGACGGCCGAGAGGGACCGGATGGCCGTCTCGATGGTCAGGCCGAAGTCCGGCGAATCCATCGCCTTCGCGATGTTCAGCGAACCCAGGTTGCAGGAAATGTCCTTGCCGGTGGTCTCGTAGGACAGGTCATCGTTGTACGTGGTGGGCTGGGAGACCTGGAGGATCTCCGAGCACAGGTTGGACATGATGATCTTGCCGTCAATCGGGTTTTCCCGGTTCACGGTGTCCTCGAACATGATGTACGGGTAACCGGATTCGAACTGGATCTCGGCGAGGGTCTGGAAGAACTCACGCGCCTTGATCTTGGTCTTCTTGATCCGGGAATCGTCCACCATCTCGTAGTACTTCTCGGTGACCGAGACGTCGGAGAACGGCATGCCGTAGACCTTCTCGACGTCGTACGGCGAGAACAAGTACATGTCCTCGTCCTTCTTGGCCAGCTCGAAGGTGATGTCCGGGATCACGACGCCGAGCGAGAGGGTCTTGATCCGGATCTTCTCATCCGCATTCTCGCGCTTGGTGTCCAGGAAACGGTAAATGTCCGGGTGGTGCGCGTGCAGGTACACCGCACCCGCACCCTGGCGGGCACCGAGCTGGTTGGCGTAGGAGAAGCTGTCCTCAAGGAGCTTCATCACGGGGATGACGCCGGAGGACTGGTTCTCGATCTGCTTGATCGGCGCGCCGACCTCACGGATGTTGGTCAGCGCGAACGCCACACCGCCACCGCGCTTGGACAGCTGCAGCGCGGAGTTGATGGAACGGCCGATCGACTCCATGTTGTCTTCGATGCGGAGCAGGAAGCAGGAGACCAGCTCGCCGCGCTGGCGCTTGCCGGCGTTCAGGAACGTGGGGGTGGCCGGCTGGAAGCGGCCTTCGATGATCTCGTCGACCATCTGCAGGGCCAGCTGCTCGTCGCCGCGGGCCAGGTGCAGGGCCACCATGCAGACGCGGTCCTCGTAGCGCTCCAGGAAACGCTTTCCGTCGAACGTCTTGAGCGTGTAGGAGGTGTAGAACTTGAACGCGCCGAGGAAGGTCTCGAAGCGGAACTTCTTTTTGTACGCGCGGTTGTAGAGCTCGCGGATGAAGTTCATCGTGTACTGGTCGAGGGTTTCGCGCTCGTAGTACTCGTTCTTCACGAGGTAGTCGAGCTTTTCCTCAAGGTCGTGGAAGAAAACGGTGTTGTTGTTCACGTGCTGCAGGAAGTACTGGTGGGCAGCCTCGCGGTCGGCCTCGAACTGGATCTCCCCGTTCGGGCCGTAGAGGTTCAGCATCGCGTTGAGCTCGTGGTAGCCCAGGCCCTGGAAAGCGGCCTGCATGGCCGGCTTCTCGCCGGGAACGGTGTGCTTCTCGACGGCGGAGCTGGTCTTCTCGGCTGAGCCGAGGGAGCCCGGCCCGGTCACTTCGGTGTCTGCGACAGTCGTGTCCAAAATTCTTCCAATCCTTGGTGAACCCGGCTGACGTCTTCCGGCGTCCCCATAAGTTCAAATCGATATAAGTGCGGGACCTGGCATTTCGCGGCAATAATGTCGCCGGCCATGCAGTAGTTGTCCCCAAAGTTCGTATTGCCTGCCCCGATCACGCCCCGGATTTCTTCCCGGTTGCGCGGATCGTTCAGGAAGCGGATGACCTGCTTCGGAACGGAACCTTCTCCCCCGGTGCCGCCGTAAGTCGGGAGCACCAATACAAAGGGTTCGGTGGCCACCAGCGCCGGTTCCCTCGCATGGAGCGGAATCCGGGCGGCGTCGATGCCCAGCTTCCCGACGAAGCGTGCGGTGTTTTCCGAACTGGAGGAGAAGTAGATGAGGTGACTGGCAGTGCTCCGGACCGTAGCCGGGTTCCGGCCGTCTGCCGCCGGCGAAGTGTGGGCCGTTGCCGTTGCCACTGGTGCCATGGGTGTCACCTCATCGAACGTGATTTCGTGTCAAGCGTTTTAGGCTACGGCGACGGCGAACGCCTGCGCCAGTTCTTCGATCTTGTCGGGGCGGAAACCGGACCAGTGGTCCTGGTCCGTGACGACAACCGGGGCCTGCATGTAGCCGAGGCCTTTCAGGCGCTCGAGGGCATCCGCATCCTGGGAGATGTCGACGCTCTGGTAGGTGATGCCCTTCTTATCCAGCGCGCGGTATGTCGCGTTGCACTGAACACAGGCCGGTTTCGTGTAAACCGTAACGGTCATGGTCCCTGTCCCCTTTGTTGAAGTCTTTGGTACTGCGTAATCCACGGCGAACTGCGTGCTGCGCAGAGGCTGTTGCTGGTGAGCTGAGGCTCTGGTGCCAGTGGTCCGGGCTGGCCGGTCCGGGACAGGAATCCTGATCCGTTACTGGTCTTGCCTGGCGAGCACTGCTGCTCCGCTGGAACTGTATGTCGATACTACATGTTGTGCAAGAGCCCGATGTGGACCCCAAGATGATGTATTACAAGTATGTCATTTAATGCACCATCAGTCCACAGGCGGGGTGGCTCAAAATGTCCGGAATTCCGCCGTTTTGACGGACGAAATCCACAGGCTGTGGAGTACCTTTGCACAATTAACTCCCTGCGTGTCGTGGGGTGGACGGCGTGTCGCGGGAGCCGGGAACCGGGTCCCGGCGTGGCGTTAAGCACCCGTCGTGGTGTCCGGAAACACGAAGAAGGCGGACACCCACCGGGTGCCCGCCTTCGCCGGCGTACGGCGACTCAGAGTTGCTGTTACCTGCCGGTCTCCGGCCTGCTGCAGAGAATCTGCTCCACGCCCATCCGGCGTTCGGCAAAGCTGCGCAGCGCGCCGACCAAGTACAGCCGCCAGACCCGGGCGACTTCCGCCCCCATCATTTCGACGGCGGCCGCGTGGTTCTCCTCGAACCGCGCGTACCAGGCCTCGAGGGTCCGGACATAGTCACGGCGCATGCCCTGCACGCCCTCGACCTCCAGGCCAGCGTCTTCCAGGAAGCCCAGCGTGTCCCCGACCGGACGCATGTGCATGTCCGGGGCAATAAAGGACTCGATAAAAGGACCCCCGCCGGGATGCTTGCCCCGCCGGGACATTTGCTGGACCAGCACCCGGCCACCAGGGGCGAGGTTATTAAACAGGGCGGCGGCGTAGACGGGGTAATTCTGCTGGCCAACGTGTTCGCCCATTTCCAGTGAGGCGACGGCGTCGAACGGTCCGTCCGGGATTTCCCGGTAATCCTGGACCCGGATCTCAACGCGCCCCTCAAGGCCGCGTTCCTTGATCCGGGCGTCGATGAACGCCTTCTGCTGCACGGAGAGGGTGACGCCGACGACGTCGACGCCGTAGTACTGCGCCGCATACAGGCTCAGCGAGCCCCAGCCGCAGCCGACGTCCAGCATCCGCATCCCCGCCTTGAGCCCGATCTTGCGGCAGACCAGGTCCAGCTTGTCCCGCTGGGCGTCTTCCAGCCCGTAGTTCGGGGACGAACTGCCGTCCGCTGCCCGATCCGTCCAGTAGCCGCTGGAGTAGGCCATCTGCGGGTCCAGGATCAGCGCATAGAAATCGTTGCTGAGGTCGTAGTGGTGGCTGATCGCGGCACGGTCCCGGAGGAGGCTGTGCAGCCGTCCCTTGACCCTGGCCTGGCTGGCCGGCGGCGGCGGCGGCGCGCCGAGAGCCCCGGCGGCGCGGGCAATCCGTGCGACGCCGGCCAGCACCGCCGGCGTGGGACGGATACCGGCGAGGCCCCGGTCCCGCACCACCTTCCAGAGGTGCTCGAGGGTGCTGTTCAGGTCGTCGTCGAGATCCAGCTCACCGGTGACATATGCCTGCGCCGCGCCCAGCTCCCCCGGCGCCCAGAGCAGGCGCCGGATGGCATCCGGGGAGTTCAGCCGGACCACCGGGGCGCCGGCCGGACCGGCCTCGCTGCCGTCCCAGGCGACGAGCCGGACGGGGAGCTCCCCGCCGGCAAGCGGCCGCAGGACCTCCTCGACCATTGTGGCCAGCGGCGCCGTCATTCGGCGGATCCGTTGTTCGACTCGCCCACTGTCCGACGGTCCAGCACGATCTGCTGCACGTCGAGGTAGCCGGTTTCGAAGCCTGCCCGGGAGTAGCAGAGGTAGAACAGCCACATACGCTGGAAGATCTCATCGAAGCCCAGCGCCCGGACCTCGGCGGAGCGGGCCATAAAGCGCTCTTCCCAGAGCCTGAGCGACTGGGCGTAGTGCTCCCCCATGGCCAGGCGTTCGCGCACGCGCAGTCCCGTCTGCTTGGCCGTGGTGTCCTCGATGGCGCGCACCGAGGGAATGACGCCGCCGGGGAAGATGTACTTGTGCACCCAGGTGTAGCTGGTGCGGGTGGCCATCAGCCGGTCGTGGGCGATGGTGATGGCCTGGATGGCGACCTTTCCGCCCGGGGCCAGGAGACGCTCGATCGTCTGAAAATACGTAGCCCAGTATTCGAAGCCCACGGCTTCGATCATCTCCACAGAGACGACGGCGTCGTACTCGCCTTCAACCGCGCGGTAGTCCTTCAGTTCGATTGTGACGGCGTCGGCGTACCCCGCGTCGGCGACCCGCTTGCGGGCAAGTTCCTGCTGCTCGCTGGAGAGGGTGACGGAGTAAACGGTGGCCCCGCGCTGTGCTGCCCGGAGGGCGAGCTCGCCCCAGCCGGTGCCGATTTCCAGCACCCGGGTGCCCGCCCCGACGCCGGCCTTGTCCAGCAGGCGGTCGATCTTGGCCTGCTGCGCCGCGGCAAAACCGTCCCAAGCCACGCTCTTGAGGGCCTCGCCGGTCTCCGGGAACAGCGCACTGGAGTAGGTCATGGTCTCATCCAGGAACGTGGAAAACAGTTCGTTGGAAAGGTCATAGTGCCGGGAGATGTTCGAGCGGGTGTTCTGCTCGGTGTTGCGTTCCTTGCGCGGCTGGCGCGGCAGGTAGAACGCACGCAGTTTCTGCAGCGGCTCCGGCACGAGGGTCCCGACGCGGGCGGCAAAAACCTCCATCACGGCTGTCAGATTGTCAGCGTCCCAATCGCCGGCCATAAAGGACTCGCCCAGGCCGATCAATCCGCCGTCGCCGAGCCGGGCCGCAAAGGCCTGGGGACGGTTCATGGTCATAACCGGGTAGCGGTGGCCCGGCGTGGCTGCCTTGCCCAGGACGGTACCGTCCGGGTAGCGGACCTCCAGCGGGAGCCGGCGGACCGCGGCTTTGAAGATGGCGTCAGCAGCACGGCCGGCCAGCCGCGCCTTCAGGCTTGAAGGGACGGTGGCGATGCTGGGCCAGATGGCGGCGTCAACCACCGCCGGAGGCTGCGGAACGGTGTAAGGGGCTGCGGCCTCATTCTCGCGGCGCGCCGCGCCCGATCCGGTCGCTTCGGTCATTGTCACTGTACTGCCTCCTGGGAAGGGTGGTGCGGTCGTTTGATCAGGGGCAGCCGGCGTGCCCACAGTTTGATTCCCTGCCAGCGGATCTGCGCCGAGACGCGCAGCGGCGCAAGCGGGACGGCGAGCGCCGTGGCGAGGATCGTCCGCACCGTGGCGTCGTGCCGTTCACCGTCCATGCTGGCGATAAAAGGCCGGTGCCCTTCGCGCTCCAGCACTATCGAGACTGCGAGCCGTGCGCCGGGTTCCGGCAGTTTCATCCGGTACTCGCCGTCGACGTCGTTGAACGGTGAAACGTAAAAGGCCTTCGGCACGCTGGCCCGGCCGGCGTCGTCCGTCTCCAGCAGGTAGCAGTGCCGTTCACCGTAGGTGTTATGGACCTCCGCCACAACGCAGCGCAGTTCCCCGGCAGCGTCGTGGCACCAGAACAGGCTCAGCGGATTAAACACGTGCCCGAATACCCGGGCACTGGCAAGCATCGTGATCCGGCCGCCGTCCAGGGTGACCCCGCGGGTGGCCAGGAACGCCTCCACGTTCCCGCGCAGCGTGCCCTCCGGGTCACCCAGATGGTCCGCGACACGAAAATCGGCCAGCGGACGCAGCAGCCGGGGCACCATGGGAAGCCGGTCGACGTCGACATACCAGCTGTAGCTGCGGTACGTGAAAGCGTTCTTCAGCGGGGTGCGCCGCACATGCGCAATCGAGGTGCGGTAGATGGCCGCCGCGGCGCTCATGAGCCCTCCGCGGCGGCGCTTTGCAGGTCCGGATCGATCGCGACGGCGCGGTACTCCGCGTTCAGGGCCACGGCGGGGATGTCCCAGCTGCGACCGAGCCGTTCCGCGGCCCGGACCCCGGAAAGGGCGCCGTCTTCGTGGAATCCCCAGCCGTGGTAGGCGCCGGCGAAGGCCAGCCGGGCGTCGCCTAGGGCCAGGATCTGCTGCTGGGCCCGGAGCGATTCGGGTGTGTACTGCGGGTGCTCGTAGACCATCCGGTCAAGCACCGTATGGTCGGCAATCAGCTCGGACTCGCCGAGGCTGACGATGTAGCGTCCGCCGTCGGCGGTGTCCAGCCGCTGCAGCCGGGTCATGTCGTAGCTGACCAGGACCTTGTCCGGGCGGGCGTCACAGGCGGGCAGCCGGTAGTTCCAAGACGCCTTGGCATTGTCACTGGCGGGCAGCACGGCGGCATCGCGGTGGAAGACCGTGTGGTTTACCGAGTACGGCATGCCGCCGAGCGCGGCCTGCTCCGCGGGCGAGGCGTCGTTGAGCATGCCCAGCGCCTGGGCCGGGTGGGTGGCGATCACCACGGCGTCGAAGTTTTCGGTGCGGAAGCCGGCGTCGGCGTTTCCGGTCGTTAGTTCCACGCCGTCCGCGTGCCGGCGCACGCCGGTGACCGGGCTGGCGAGCCGGATATCGTCCAGCGTGGCCGCAAGCTTGTCCACGTAGGAGCGTGAGCCGCCGGTGACGGTGCGCCACTGCGGTGAACCGGATACTCCGAGCAGGCCGTGGTGGCCGAGGAAGGTAAAGAGGTAGCGGGCCGGGTACGCGAGCGCCGTGGCCGGGTCGCAGGACCAGACGGCGCTCACGATCGGGGTCATAAAGTGCGAGATGAAGTAGCGGCTGAACTTCTCCCGGGCCAGGAACTCCGCCAGCGTGATGTCGGTACCGGCCGGATCCGTCTCGGCGAGCAAAGCGCGGGCCTTCCGGTAGAAGCGCATCACCTCCAGCAGCATCAGCAGGTATCGTCCGCGCAGCAAGGTGGCAGGCCCCGGAAGGATCCCGCGGCCCTTGGCCCGGGCACCGGCGTATTCCAGACCGCAGCCGTCGCAGCGGACGGACATGGACATTTCGGAGTCCTGGGTTTCAACGCCCAGCTCCGCGAAAAGCCGGAGCAACGTGGGGTAGGTGCGTTCGTTGTGAACGATAAAGCCGGTGTCGATGCCCAGCACCGGCCCACCGTCCTGCGGCACGTCGTGGGTGTGGGCGTGGCCGCCCAGCCGGGAATCGGCTTCGAAGACGGTGACAGAGTCCTCACGGTTCAGGACGTACGCGGCGGTCAGCCCCGCCACGCCGCTGCCAATCACGGCGATCCGCCGGCCTTGCGGAATCCCTGCTGCATCTGACACTGATTTGCTCCTGTTGGCTGCTCTATCCATTGCCTGGATCGTCCTGGTTAAACTTCTTACGGGCAATTCGTCGCCGAGGCGCCCGCGGATGTGTGCGGTTCCCCAGCTTTCTGCTTGAAACCAATGTGCCAGAATGAAGCGGGATTGCGGTCCCGCCTCACCGGAATCCGAGAAGGGCACCCCTTGATTAACCCCGTCCATCTGCGGACCCTGGTCGAAGTGACCCGGCTCGGGTCCTTCGCGGCCGCCGCCACGCGCCTCGGGTACACGGCGTCGGCCGTTTCCCAGCAGATGTCCGCCCTGGAGCGTGACACCGGCGTCGAACTGTTCCAGCGCTCGGCCCGCAGCATCCACCCCACCGAGGCCGCCCAGGTTATGACCCGGCACGCGGCCAAGGTGCTCACCGACATCGAGGCGCTGATGGCGGCGGCCTCCCGCACCGGTGACACCACCCGGCAGGAACTCCGGCTGGGCATCTTCCCCAGCCTGGCCACCTATGTGCTGCCCCGGATCCTGGCGAACCCGGCCTGGAAGAAGCTTGGCATCGACCTGCGGGTCTCCGTCGCTGAGCCGGCCCAGACCATCCAGGGCCTGCGCACCGGCGGCGAACTCGACGTCGCCTTGGTGTACCAGGTGGGGCAGTCGGGCCTCGCCTGGCCGCACACCGTCAACCGGCAGTGGATCGGCGATGACAACTTCCGGGTGGTGCTGCCGGCCGCCTGGGGCATCGGCACGGATTCGAAGATCGCGGCCGACCACCTCTCGGACATGCCCTGGATTGTGCATCATCCCGGCACATCCGACGCCACGGTGATCGAGCGCCTCTTCGCCAGCTGCAACCTGCACCCCCGGGTGGTGGCGTACAGCGATGACTTCCATGCCAGCCTGGAGATGGCCGCGGCCGGGCTGGGGGCTGCGCTGGTTCCCGAACTGGCCCTGCTGCACCGCCCGGCCGGTGTGGTGGTGCTGGACGTTCCGGAGATCCGGCTGGCCCGCAACGTTTTTGCCCTGCTGATCAATGAAAAGCAGACAGCCCAGGTGCAGCTGTTTGTCGAGCTATTGGGCGAAACGTTCAATTCACCGTCCGTCCAGCGTGCCGTCACCGGCAACGGGTGAGTCAGTTCTTGCGGAACCGCTTGCCAACGGGTGCCACCAGCGTGCTGACGACCCAGCGTTTGGTTTTGTTGTAGGGCGGATAAATCAGTTCCAGCGTGTCCGGCCGCAGCGGCTTGGCCAGGGTTGCCCGCTCGTGTGAAAAGGTCCGCAGTGAATACTCCCCGTGATACGCGCCCATCCCGCTGGCGCCGACGCCGCCGAACGGCAGCCCCGGAACCATCAGGTGCGCCGCGGGGACGTCGAAGCACAGCGCTCCCGACGATGTCTGGTCCGCGAATGCCCGGCGGGTGCCCTCGTCGCCGCTGAACACGTACAGCGCCAGCGGCTTGGCGCCGTCGTTGATTCTCCGGATGGCTTCCTCCCGCCCGGCGACGGGAACCAGCGGCAGCAGCGGACCGAAGATCTCCTCCCCCA
This genomic window from Arthrobacter sp. EM1 contains:
- the nrdF gene encoding class 1b ribonucleoside-diphosphate reductase subunit beta, with amino-acid sequence MTAKVKLLTHVDAINWNRIQDEKDVDVWNRLVNNFWLPEKIPLSNDVQSWATLTPDEQQLTMRVFTGLTLLDTIQGTVGAVSLIPDAITPHEEAVYTNIAFMESVHAKSYSSIFSTLASTKEIDEAFRWSTENVNLQKKAQIVMDYYQGDDPLKRKVASTLLESFLFYSGFYLPMYWSSRAKLTNTADLIRLIIRDEAVHGYYIGYKFQKGLEGASEERKQEIKDYTFELLFELYENEVQYTHDLYDSVGLAEDVKKFLHYNANKALMNLGYEAMFPASVTDVNPAILSALSPNADENHDFFSGSGSSYVIGKAVNTEDDDWDF
- a CDS encoding NUMOD3 domain-containing DNA-binding protein, with the translated sequence MMEPTTATGGLVYGIRLRREVEYRYVGITTKTASRRFHQHLRVAAEGRKTPFYDWLRKHDPADLIADELDWIEGLPELGRAEIEWISYLRREGDRLLNLSEGGLGPTGVVWTEEMREAASIRGTGRKGLSRPGPENPFYGGRHSLEQRGKWSQDRKGTYSGADNPNFGKFGAEHPGFGHTMSEESRRALSDARKGPGNPNFGKKLSAETRAKLSAAQKGKPKPASQRSAHTRHHTNKGIENAECSYCIEDSAKPSFSAESESES
- the nrdE gene encoding class 1b ribonucleoside-diphosphate reductase subunit alpha, giving the protein MQAAFQGLGYHELNAMLNLYGPNGEIQFEADREAAHQYFLQHVNNNTVFFHDLEEKLDYLVKNEYYERETLDQYTMNFIRELYNRAYKKKFRFETFLGAFKFYTSYTLKTFDGKRFLERYEDRVCMVALHLARGDEQLALQMVDEIIEGRFQPATPTFLNAGKRQRGELVSCFLLRIEDNMESIGRSINSALQLSKRGGGVAFALTNIREVGAPIKQIENQSSGVIPVMKLLEDSFSYANQLGARQGAGAVYLHAHHPDIYRFLDTKRENADEKIRIKTLSLGVVIPDITFELAKKDEDMYLFSPYDVEKVYGMPFSDVSVTEKYYEMVDDSRIKKTKIKAREFFQTLAEIQFESGYPYIMFEDTVNRENPIDGKIIMSNLCSEILQVSQPTTYNDDLSYETTGKDISCNLGSLNIAKAMDSPDFGLTIETAIRSLSAVSDMSNITSVPSIARGNDQSHAIGLGQMNLHGYLARERVHYGSEEGIDFTNIYFYSVVFHAVRASNRLAIQTGQTFGGFEKSKYASGEFFDKYTNQEWVPQTAKVAELFKNIHIPTQDDWRELKASVMEHGIYNQNLQAVPPTGSISYINNSTSSIHPVASKIEIRKEGKLGRVYYPAPYLTNDNLEYYQDAYEIGYEKVIDTYAAATQHVDQGLSLTLFFKDTATTRDINRAQIYAWKKGIKTIYYIRLRQLALEGTEVENCVSCML
- the nrdI gene encoding class Ib ribonucleoside-diphosphate reductase assembly flavoprotein NrdI, with the translated sequence MAPVATATAHTSPAADGRNPATVRSTASHLIYFSSSSENTARFVGKLGIDAARIPLHAREPALVATEPFVLVLPTYGGTGGEGSVPKQVIRFLNDPRNREEIRGVIGAGNTNFGDNYCMAGDIIAAKCQVPHLYRFELMGTPEDVSRVHQGLEEFWTRLSQTPK
- the nrdH gene encoding glutaredoxin-like protein NrdH codes for the protein MTVTVYTKPACVQCNATYRALDKKGITYQSVDISQDADALERLKGLGYMQAPVVVTDQDHWSGFRPDKIEELAQAFAVAVA
- a CDS encoding cyclopropane-fatty-acyl-phospholipid synthase family protein, whose translation is MTAPLATMVEEVLRPLAGGELPVRLVAWDGSEAGPAGAPVVRLNSPDAIRRLLWAPGELGAAQAYVTGELDLDDDLNSTLEHLWKVVRDRGLAGIRPTPAVLAGVARIARAAGALGAPPPPPASQARVKGRLHSLLRDRAAISHHYDLSNDFYALILDPQMAYSSGYWTDRAADGSSSPNYGLEDAQRDKLDLVCRKIGLKAGMRMLDVGCGWGSLSLYAAQYYGVDVVGVTLSVQQKAFIDARIKERGLEGRVEIRVQDYREIPDGPFDAVASLEMGEHVGQQNYPVYAAALFNNLAPGGRVLVQQMSRRGKHPGGGPFIESFIAPDMHMRPVGDTLGFLEDAGLEVEGVQGMRRDYVRTLEAWYARFEENHAAAVEMMGAEVARVWRLYLVGALRSFAERRMGVEQILCSRPETGR
- a CDS encoding cyclopropane-fatty-acyl-phospholipid synthase family protein, with the protein product MTMTEATGSGAARRENEAAAPYTVPQPPAVVDAAIWPSIATVPSSLKARLAGRAADAIFKAAVRRLPLEVRYPDGTVLGKAATPGHRYPVMTMNRPQAFAARLGDGGLIGLGESFMAGDWDADNLTAVMEVFAARVGTLVPEPLQKLRAFYLPRQPRKERNTEQNTRSNISRHYDLSNELFSTFLDETMTYSSALFPETGEALKSVAWDGFAAAQQAKIDRLLDKAGVGAGTRVLEIGTGWGELALRAAQRGATVYSVTLSSEQQELARKRVADAGYADAVTIELKDYRAVEGEYDAVVSVEMIEAVGFEYWATYFQTIERLLAPGGKVAIQAITIAHDRLMATRTSYTWVHKYIFPGGVIPSVRAIEDTTAKQTGLRVRERLAMGEHYAQSLRLWEERFMARSAEVRALGFDEIFQRMWLFYLCYSRAGFETGYLDVQQIVLDRRTVGESNNGSAE
- a CDS encoding DUF1365 domain-containing protein gives rise to the protein MSAAAAIYRTSIAHVRRTPLKNAFTYRSYSWYVDVDRLPMVPRLLRPLADFRVADHLGDPEGTLRGNVEAFLATRGVTLDGGRITMLASARVFGHVFNPLSLFWCHDAAGELRCVVAEVHNTYGERHCYLLETDDAGRASVPKAFYVSPFNDVDGEYRMKLPEPGARLAVSIVLEREGHRPFIASMDGERHDATVRTILATALAVPLAPLRVSAQIRWQGIKLWARRLPLIKRPHHPSQEAVQ
- a CDS encoding FAD-dependent oxidoreductase, producing MSDAAGIPQGRRIAVIGSGVAGLTAAYVLNREDSVTVFEADSRLGGHAHTHDVPQDGGPVLGIDTGFIVHNERTYPTLLRLFAELGVETQDSEMSMSVRCDGCGLEYAGARAKGRGILPGPATLLRGRYLLMLLEVMRFYRKARALLAETDPAGTDITLAEFLAREKFSRYFISHFMTPIVSAVWSCDPATALAYPARYLFTFLGHHGLLGVSGSPQWRTVTGGSRSYVDKLAATLDDIRLASPVTGVRRHADGVELTTGNADAGFRTENFDAVVIATHPAQALGMLNDASPAEQAALGGMPYSVNHTVFHRDAAVLPASDNAKASWNYRLPACDARPDKVLVSYDMTRLQRLDTADGGRYIVSLGESELIADHTVLDRMVYEHPQYTPESLRAQQQILALGDARLAFAGAYHGWGFHEDGALSGVRAAERLGRSWDIPAVALNAEYRAVAIDPDLQSAAAEGS
- a CDS encoding LysR family transcriptional regulator, whose translation is MINPVHLRTLVEVTRLGSFAAAATRLGYTASAVSQQMSALERDTGVELFQRSARSIHPTEAAQVMTRHAAKVLTDIEALMAAASRTGDTTRQELRLGIFPSLATYVLPRILANPAWKKLGIDLRVSVAEPAQTIQGLRTGGELDVALVYQVGQSGLAWPHTVNRQWIGDDNFRVVLPAAWGIGTDSKIAADHLSDMPWIVHHPGTSDATVIERLFASCNLHPRVVAYSDDFHASLEMAAAGLGAALVPELALLHRPAGVVVLDVPEIRLARNVFALLINEKQTAQVQLFVELLGETFNSPSVQRAVTGNG